The sequence GATTGAAAAGTATCTTGAACGGTATGCTGAGCCTGAGGCGCAAATCGCGCCAGATACGGATCAAAGATGGAACCATGTGGTGTGTATTCCAGCATGCGACGAGGCCGACAATTTGGTCGATACGCTGGAGACGATGGCACAGGCGCGAGTCGCTGATTCCGCATTGGTGATCCTCGTGGTGAACGGTCGGCAGTCGGCACAGGCTCACGTCCATGCAGGCAATGCGCAGACATTGATGCAGCTTGGTCGATACGGCACTCGGACAGATCAGTCCCTGTCGTGGGGCATGTTGAACGGTATGGCGCTTCTTGTGGTGGACCGGGCTTCAACAAACCGGTGGTTGCCACCCAAGCAGGGTGTGGGGCTTGCCCGCAAGATTGCTGGCGACATTGCGCTGGCGTTGATTCATCGAGGGATTGTGCAAAGTGATTGGATTCGCTGCACAGATGCAGATGTTCAGGTGCCGAAAGACTACTTTGAGCAGCTGGCGAAACCTATCAAGGGTGCGTCGGCAGCCATTACGCCCTTTGTCCATGTTCCAGAAGGCGATGCCATTCAACAGAAGGCCATGGGCCTCTATGATGCCTACCTGCAGGCCTACGTTGATGGGCTGGCCCGGGCGGGTTCTCCCTATGCTTTTCACACCATTGGCAGTCAGATTTCTGTATCTGCACATTCCTACGCCATTGTTCGTGGTATCCCCAAGCGCTTGGCGGCTGAAGACTTCTATTTGTTGAACAAATTGGCCAAAGTCGGGCGGATTCATTCCCTTGCTGGTGAGCGCGTGCGCGTCCGCGGGAGACTGTCTGACAGGGTTCCTTTCGGGACCGGCGCTGCCCTGCAAGAGATCAGTGCCGCCTTGCGCGATGGCAGGCCTGTGCGTTCGTATGCCCCGAGGGTATTCGAGGGTGTCGGTCATTGGTTAAGGGGGTTGAAGGCGTTCGCCGATAAACCGGATGTTGAACGCCTCAAGTCTCAGGTGCAATCCGTCGCAGATCCCCTGGGTTCCGCCTTGTTCGATACCCTGGATGCGATGGGTGCCTTCGATGCTGCCGCACAGGCCAGTGCGCAGGTGACCGGTCCATTTCTGCATCGACGCTTGATGGAATGGAATGATGCCTTCCGAACCTTGAAGCTTGTTCATGGCTTGAGGGATGCAGGCATTGTGTGAGGACCCGCGGCCCAGCGGCTATGCCGCGGGCGGGAAGGGCGAAAAACCTTGCCGGTGGCAGGATCGGGCTTTCCGAATAAGCCGTTGAGGCGAAGGGGCCTTCACGTTTCCGACCGTCCCGTCCGGGAGGACAGGTTTCGGGCGCTACCTGCGGGAGTGGGCTGCAAGTCGCGATGGGCTCGTGGTGCAGGCTGACGGCCGCGTGCACGTGGCGATCAGTTGTTCAGGGTTGTCCGTGCTCCGGGTGCCGCTGTTTGCGCTGGAAATATCGGTTGCCGCTATCCATCTCGAGGTAACGCTCGATCAATTCGTATCCGTATCGCTCGAAGTGCTTTCTGATGGCCGGGCGCTTCCCCTCAATGACGAGCAACTCGGGCTGGAACCGTTCGAGATCAAAACCCCGAAGTGCCTGCAGTTCGTGGCCCTCGATATCCATCGACAGGAGGTCCACTTTGGTGACTCCCTCGCGATCGAGAAGGTCGTTCAATGTGGTCTTCGGAACTGAAATCTCTTCGGGTTCCACCTCGACACCGAACATCTGACCCGACGCATGTTTGCGATCGGTCGACGAAATGCCCAGGCCCGCAGACTTGAAGAATTTTCCTTCGCCCCCGGACTTGTCGGTCACCAAAAAGACCAGGAACTTCGAATCAGGCCGCAATTTCTTCCAGGCAGGTCCAAATTCCGAGAGCGCATCGATTCCGATTCCCGTCCAGCCCAGATGTTTTTCGAGGTAATAGGTGTTGCTGCCCTGAACAGGCCACGCGGCGCCCACATCCACGAAAAAACCGTCCTTCCGATCCTGAAAGAAATCGCGAATGATGATCTCTTCAGCGAAGACCGAATACTGCCACGGCTCTGCGAGGATTCCGGTTCTACCGGGGAGCGCCTGGATCCGCTTGGTCTCGCGAACAATCGCCTGAGTCACCGTCGATGTCACTTCATTTGGTTCGATGCCGAGGGCAGCCTGAATTTCGCGATGCCTCTGTTCGATCGGATCGATCTCGCTCTTGAGAGGGTCAGGAACAAGGCGACTGGATGGGTCCGAGCAGCCAGCGCAGCACAGGGTCAGGATGAGGAACGCGGCGACAATCGGGCGGGCGACTTTCTTCGGTGTGGGCTCAGGCAGCATCAGAACTGGGTATCCTTCCGACAGGGAAAAAGACAACAAAGGAGCGGTTCCGGGAGATGCTGGTACATGCGGGCTTCGACGATTTCACGTTCGTGCTGGCTCATGGCGGACAAGCGACTCCCGATGCGCCCGTGTTCGTTGCACTGGCCGCTGGCCGCCCCGCCGACGGTCCTCAGGGCAGTCGGATCAGCATGCGGCGATCGTGGACCGATCGGACGGGCGCGGTACAACTCGACTGCCTTTTCATTCAGGGTTTCCCATTCGGGTCCGCCCCCTGCGCCGAAAATGTTGGGTGGGAGGAAACCAGCGAGCGGCAGCGCCACGACCGTGGCCATTGCCGGAAGGTGCAGACGGGTCGGCATAGACCGCATCTGCCGACCTCCCATGTTGAAAATCAACTATGGGGATCCGACGGCACGAAACAGAAGGGCCCATTTTGCCCGAACACGGCCCCTGGCAGAAACCCAATCGAGCTACCGCGAGGTGTCCGGATATCATTTGCATCCCCTCACTCGAATGGCCCCGGTCGGGGCTTCTGTGGTTTCGGGCGGGATCTCTCTCCAGGCATTCGCTCTCAACTCACAATTTATGTGTCAGTCAGTTGCCCGCTCTGGGAATCGCGGCTGGCCCATGTCAGAGTCCCCGGCACGAAATGTCTTCTGCTGCTGATGCTCCTGCTGATTCCGTTTGCTGGCTGTAAAGCTGGGCAAGGTGATCGCTGTGCAAAGTCGGAAGACTGCGGTAGCGGTCTTGTGTGCTTCGCACCGACTGAGGCGCAG is a genomic window of Candidatus Binatia bacterium containing:
- a CDS encoding FkbM family methyltransferase; this translates as MLPEPTPKKVARPIVAAFLILTLCCAGCSDPSSRLVPDPLKSEIDPIEQRHREIQAALGIEPNEVTSTVTQAIVRETKRIQALPGRTGILAEPWQYSVFAEEIIIRDFFQDRKDGFFVDVGAAWPVQGSNTYYLEKHLGWTGIGIDALSEFGPAWKKLRPDSKFLVFLVTDKSGGEGKFFKSAGLGISSTDRKHASGQMFGVEVEPEEISVPKTTLNDLLDREGVTKVDLLSMDIEGHELQALRGFDLERFQPELLVIEGKRPAIRKHFERYGYELIERYLEMDSGNRYFQRKQRHPEHGQP